Proteins found in one Bartonella krasnovii genomic segment:
- a CDS encoding MBL fold metallo-hydrolase, producing the protein MSNFSTHIIPVTPFQQNCTLLFDNEKKVGVLVDPGGDWPQIQKVIQKIGVVVEAIWITHGHFDHVGAAMQAKEALGVKIIGSHQADKPVMDAACESAKNYGIPDARSCVPDQWLEDGDSLDFAGHVFNVFHTPGHSPGHVIYFNEKQRFALLGDVLFRGSIGRTDFPFCSHNALMKSLREKVLPLGDDVRFICGHGPGSNLGYERQWNPFLQEFNA; encoded by the coding sequence ATGAGCAATTTTAGTACACATATTATTCCGGTTACACCTTTTCAACAAAATTGCACTTTGCTTTTTGATAATGAAAAAAAAGTGGGGGTTTTAGTGGATCCTGGTGGTGATTGGCCTCAAATTCAAAAAGTCATCCAAAAGATAGGGGTTGTCGTTGAAGCTATTTGGATAACACACGGGCATTTTGATCATGTGGGAGCAGCAATGCAAGCAAAAGAAGCTCTTGGTGTTAAAATTATCGGTTCACATCAGGCTGATAAGCCCGTGATGGATGCGGCGTGTGAGAGTGCAAAAAACTATGGCATTCCTGATGCGCGCAGTTGTGTGCCCGATCAATGGTTAGAAGATGGCGATAGCCTTGATTTTGCTGGACATGTATTTAATGTTTTTCACACACCGGGACATTCACCTGGTCATGTCATTTATTTCAATGAAAAACAGCGTTTTGCTCTATTGGGTGATGTGCTTTTTCGTGGTTCTATTGGACGTACGGACTTTCCCTTTTGTTCTCATAACGCGTTAATGAAATCACTTCGAGAAAAAGTTTTGCCTTTAGGCGATGATGTCCGTTTTATCTGTGGGCATGGACCAGGAAGTAACTTAGGTTATGAGCGCCAGTGGAATCCCTTCCTTCAAGAATTCAATGCATAA
- a CDS encoding BA14K family protein, whose translation MKKIIELAVLSAITNVSIFMPLGTTLADTSWSYEEKTTTKKMKSIEREIDDHMRRVNKEIDDRMNPMKRTINSHSSSHSSPHRRPLQRVAYTGSEHRHRHIERETYHYSKHNTTTHHRHTHKHYETRGSSGEALAAGILVFAAGVILNNLLKKPKQPQTQIIYQTPQHPQVTYQEAPRVIYQPVPHNQVIDEVQSTTYQPLQQSDTHNWLQYCKKKYRSFNPETGTFRGRDGREYICYAPLN comes from the coding sequence ATGAAAAAAATAATCGAATTAGCGGTATTATCAGCAATAACAAATGTAAGTATTTTTATGCCACTAGGCACAACTCTTGCAGATACCTCATGGAGTTATGAAGAAAAGACTACCACGAAGAAAATGAAGAGTATAGAGAGAGAAATAGATGATCATATGAGGAGGGTAAATAAAGAAATAGATGATCGCATGAATCCTATGAAGAGAACAATTAATTCCCACTCCTCTTCTCATTCTTCTCCTCATCGTCGTCCTCTTCAACGTGTAGCCTATACAGGGAGTGAACATCGTCACCGTCATATTGAGCGCGAAACATATCATTATAGTAAACACAACACGACAACCCATCACCGTCATACCCATAAACATTATGAAACGCGTGGCAGCTCAGGAGAGGCTTTAGCAGCAGGCATTCTTGTTTTTGCTGCAGGTGTAATTCTTAATAATCTTTTAAAAAAGCCAAAACAGCCACAAACACAAATCATCTATCAAACCCCACAACACCCCCAAGTAACTTATCAAGAGGCCCCTCGGGTTATTTATCAACCAGTTCCACACAATCAAGTTATTGATGAAGTTCAGTCAACAACATATCAGCCCCTTCAGCAATCAGACACTCACAATTGGCTTCAATATTGTAAGAAAAAATACCGTTCTTTTAATCCAGAAACTGGGACTTTTCGGGGACGTGATGGCCGAGAATATATTTGTTATGCCCCATTAAATTAA